The Megalops cyprinoides isolate fMegCyp1 chromosome 11, fMegCyp1.pri, whole genome shotgun sequence genomic sequence GAACTTTTATCCTTTTTCTGAGACCCGCAATGGTTGCCATTCGGTAGCTATAGCATCGCTCTGAATTTATTCTCAGTTGAAGTCCAACAGCAAAATCCATCAACCAGTACTTTACAGAGCCATTTCCTGGGACTAACGTGTGGTGTTCTGCAGGAGTGGATTTATGGCTGAGAGTTCGAGATGCCATGTATGTCTTGGCTGCGCTTTGTAgtcattttagatttttttttccttgacatATAATGTAGCTGTCATTTATAGGGTCTAATTGTGGTAAAGCAAAATAGGCAGAGGTTTGATTTCAGAACCTATTACAGGGAGCAAGGTCAGGGAGAAAATGGTATTTACAGTGTAATGGTACAAGTTGCAAAATCGCctgctgttaattacataaGCCTCtagattattttcatttctttcaactGAATTAATGTGTTTTAGGAGAATGACCTGTTATGTCACAGCTGGCTTCTCTTCATCTTCTTtacacataacaaaacattGAAGTTAaatttgctcatttatttttattactcaTAAAACTCTTGAAGACACATTGGCATAATGAGAGAACATTTTGAGAATTTACCTAGTCTCTTACTAGTATTTGGCAAATAACTATAGACCTAGTAAATCTATAAAGCTCTTTATATGAGATtacaacatttaaagaaaaatcacCGAAGATATTTTAATGACAAGATATTTTATCCAGAGacttattttgtttatgaagATTATCTAGTaagaatgataataatgataataaagcTTTATTTAAATTGACACTGGTTGAGCAGATGTCATATCAGAGAGCATATCACCCttatgaaagaaaaactgaCTGATATGAACCGCTCAGAGATGATGTGAACTTACTGTCCTGTCACCTAAGCTACAATGAATATGATACAATATGAAATCAAACTTTAGTAACTCTAGAAGTGCTCTGAATCTCAAATGCGTGCAGCTACACTTCACTTTGTTGCCATTTAGGACCAATAATACATTGCTCATATCAGACATTTGTCACACTTTCATGTGTCTGTTCTCTTCAGAGCACAGCTAGTGTTCAGTGGAATCCTTGAACAAATATTACGTTTAGAGGTGCTACATGAACTCACTTACTCACTAGTGACATAATGAAATTACAGTACTAATGTAGCCATATTTTCTCCACAGATGtatcaaacaacacaaaagtaGTACACCAACTGTTCAGAcctaataataaaaacactaagGGATTGTATATCTGTGTCCCTTTATCGCTATATCTCAACACCACTAcagaaagctgagaaaaggTTCGCATTGAGAAAAAGCTCTTCATCTTAGGACTGTTGTTaattgcctccttttaacaggGTACACAATGGGAAAGGATTCTGTGAACTATCTGcagcgtttaaaaaaaaaaaaagaaaaaaaaatctacacatTTGCACTGATATAGTGGTTTGTGaaatttcctcatttttttcttgctgtacctgaagttatttatatttatgtagaATTTCTTTAAGACTGTTTGAGTTTCCATTAATGATTCTACATGGTTCGTAAATAAAGTGGGTTGggatagggggtgggggggtctttAAGAAATGCTTTTGCCAAAAAAGTTTCTGATGTGTACAGGTATAAGCAACATTAAAAGGTTTTTGGTTActtgtgtaaaaaataataaaacaaacagacaaaaaaagaggtTACAGTGTAACTGGTTCGGTACTAGATGCATTTCATTCAGGCTGAAAGCTACAAGTTAATGGACATGCAtcggttttgtatttttgtacaaattTGTAAATAGGACCTTTTTAAATTGTTGCAAAGAtgtttcttttgtaaaatgttttcaaggTTTACATTAATTCCAAGCCTTTGTATATTTTTGAGCTGTGCAACACTTTAagtcttgtatttattttttagtaaACATTGTGAAAATTCCATGGTAAATCTTCTTGAAACCATCTGCCAGGGCATCTGGCTGCTTTGTAATTGTGCATAGAAAGGCCAATAAATGTgactgcattgaaaaaaaaaaacctaactgTGTGATcatcacataaataaatattgtgtcACTTTATGATGTTATTCCTCAGATTCTTTCAAGGGAGTTATCTACTTTAGTAGCAGTCTTGGGGTGGTGGCAAAAGGAGGCTGTGAGAAACTGAGAATCCATACCATATAACCTTGCCTTGAGTAGGcttggagtaaaaaaaaaaaagaaaagctggcACAAAGCTCATATATGAGAAGCAAAGCTCATATTCCTCTCACTGGCTTACTACTGACAAAACATTCTAGAGAACAAGTCAAAGGAGGCATTTATATCTTGTATCTACCTCAAGGATCCCAATGTTTCTTGGTAAAATACTGAAACCATGATCCTAAACCAGCATTcttatttgacattattttggGCATGACTGAGGCTATTTCTATACCAGCTCACCCAAAAGAATTTCTTGAAAGCAGGTAGGATGAGAAATTGGATTAGATGAAAAGTGCAGCTTCATAAGAACAACCCATGGGTACCTGATGAGTTGCAGTGTTCCTAAGAGTGGCAAAATGAGCAAGCCCCATTgaggctttttgtttttttttttgcacctaTTATCACCCATTTTTTGAAATCGCTCCAACTCTGCTTATAGTagcagtgttgctgttgttacCACCAGTGGTCAAGCTAGATGTGCAATTACCAGCCCTAGTTGTTAAGCTAACTAGCTCTTTGCTGTCAGCCCAACTAGCATTGATAGTCACACCAGCTACAATCTTGCTATCGGTATGCTTACCATTTATAGCTAAGCAACTGGTAGTGGGTGGTACACTCACCTTCCCTGGGCTTGAGCCAAATCATTCTCTGGAATCAATTTCCAGGCAGTGTTTGCATGCCTCTATTGTATGACAACTTGACAGTGTGTCTGCATTTCCATCCAACTGTCCTTTTCTGTGTGCACTTTTTAAGTGAAAGGCCTGTAGTTGTTCCATTTAACTAGCTATTTGCCACTCCGATTCTTAAAAGTCAAGCCAGCACAATGATGCATGATGGGTCATAAGGCATCAAGAAGGGCTATACAAGTAAGTGTGGAAGTCTCAGACTGTACTGACCACTGCCAGTTGCTGCCTCTTGGTAACATAATAGGCCCTGACCAGAGGAGTGCTTTGATAAGTGTTCCCTGTTTCCATCTCAAGACTAATCTGAGAGAGGACTTCTCTCATACCATATCCATGCGCCAAATGAACTGAAGAGTGATGGTGAGGCTGACAGGGAGGCTAATCACTGATGAGTTACATTAGTTCAAGGGCTTGGATCAGCCTGGACCAGAAATATACCTCCCAGTTGTTGGTACCATATTACTGGCTAAGTCTGTTGAGAGCTACAGGGAGGCTGTGTGGACCTAGGGCTAAGGAATCCCTGACACTCCAGACAGACATGTCTTCTCCCCTTAACGGCCTGCTCTGCTTCCAGAAGCCGCCAATAGAGCGAACATTTGAGCCATTTCACCTGCTGTTTTGGACCAGTAGGGTTCATCTAGGTTCCAACAGCCAGGATGGCATTCTACACATCCCATTGGCGGCGACGGAAGGACATATTCCTTAGTCAGCTGCTTAAAGGGTTGGGTGACCCCACTGCCAGCTAGTTGCCATGCTAGGGTATCAAGTGCCATCCACTCCTTATGCTACAGCATCAATTCTAAATTGATCTTTAAGGAGTATCGTGTGTTGAATATCTAGAAAGACAGCATTGTATTCATCCATCCTACAATCATGTTCTGCAATTAAGAACTAGCATAACATCCAACAACCAAAGTAGTCACCCAGTGTACAAACCACAAAGTAGGCTAATAAGTTCTGTGAATGGGTGTGTCTGCTGCAGTCCTGCTCTCTGACAAAAAGCAAACCGGCTGCAGCTATCCATGTTTttgatacagtatatttagCCAGCATGTATACATATTAAGACATCAATTTATGACATCCATATTGTTATCAGGTTACCTAGCTGAGTATTTGACAGTTAACTGGCTTGCTTGCTATACTACAATGTTACCCTATTGTTCCTAACTATTGTTGGGTTGATGCATTTATGTTACATATCTACTGTAGCAAGGCAGTTAATTGAATGCATTGTCTTTGACTGGCATTATTCTTCTCTAAACATACAGTAAGTCACAATAAAAGTACAttgaaaacaatgacattttagatataattcttttttttccagactgctttcttatttatttccaaaattGAGGTTCacacataataacaaaaatatctgcCAACACCACTTCAACGGCTAATATCATGCAACgattttgatttttgtgatACAATTTAACTCTCAATGTTGCTCGCTGCCTAAATTAACTATGGTTGCTTTTTGATATATATTTAGTCTATCTTGTCATGATAGTGTTGTATGAAAACATCTGCCAAGTAAATGACAAATATAATAGCATCTCTAGTTAAGCAGGCATGTCACCCAATCATTGCTTTCTaaattaaaagacaaatataACATTACCTCACCTGAAATATTGTATAATGGCATTTATGATGGGTGATGgaaacactgaacacattagTCCTGTTCAGGGGGGTAGCGGCTCATGACAACGCATTAACACTAAGGTGAGATGTCTCCAGTTTCATACCATGCACGGACATTCCGTTGGTTACAATGGGATAGGTGGATCAAAAGAACGTTGCGTGTATTGAAAACGCTGTCAGAACGTCTGCTCCTATGCTTTGCTGGACATTGTAAACAGAGAACGCCTCTCAGGATTCCAAGTGCAATAGGCCTAATGCGCAGACGCAGAACGTGCGTGCGGAACGGGAGGAGTCTGTCACGGGATCACTGGAACAGCCCCACGGACCCACTTGACTTGATTGTGAAAGGAAACAACAAAGAACTGGCGAACAACGGTCATGTCAACAAACGGTACGAGCGcccagtgttgttttttttggcgTTTTAGTTTGCGTGCAATGGTGTAAATTCGCGCAAGATAATCGGCGCGTTGTGTCTGTTATTGTGTGGGGGGAGAAAGCGTTTTGTGACGTCCTTTAGCTTTTCTGATAACGTTATGTGGCGCGTTACACCGTTCCATATGCATAGAGCTTGCTGGATTACATTGACAGCTAGCTTGCAAAAGCGTTGGGGGAACTAGTTACCCAGTTACAGTTCGCAGGGGTATGCAAACTTGGAAAGAACCCATGCACACTGATGTATGCAGCTAGCGAAGTGTATTTTGTGCTGAATACATCTCTGGTGTGATAATATTTcgtgaaaagagacaaatatacAACAGCTAGCTCGCTTGGTACTAAGCCACACTGTTgattacaaattaaataatatacATGTTCGGTGCATGTAATTTGcaggctaacgttagctatcaaACAAGCTGTAGGAACGTTCTCGACGTTCCACGTTCAGTAGGTCTAACTGGCTGCAGCACCTTGAACGTTCCACTTCCGTCACCGAGTAATTGTGGAACGAAATGTAGGTACATGCATTTTCGTAACCGATACTAACAAGGGACTGCCCACATTGGTTCATAACATATATGATCTCCggtgttctgtctctgtttaatatatatttttatgcatcaTAAAATCAACATCATAATCTATCCTCCCGCTACCTGCTGTTCTGCTAGGCTTGTGCCAGCGTCATGACTGCGCAGCCCTTTGTTCGAGTGACGTTGAGCGTTGTCATCAGCAAACCCACCTATATCctatttcataataattttttCTCTTCATCGTCAAATTTGTATTGTTATATAAACCGAACCGCCACAATCTACGGATATACACCAAGACGCGgattttaaagatttaaagtcTAAACAAATAAACTCCAGCGTTTGCTGTCGATTTGTCTGTAGCCTATTCCAAATCCAATAGTTAAACTGTTAAATTCTATACACCTGTTAGATACTATAATAATGTAGATGGTGTTCTCCGGAgagcttatttattttaatgagggAGCTGTCTTAAAAACCTGCCACTCTTTTAGGCACTTATGGAAAATGACCAGTTTATAGTTAAATTCACTTGGGTGGGTCCGGGGGGCGTGTCCGCTATCTGAATGGAACACACGAAACAGAGGCgaattaggaacattttaactGACATCAGATGTGAAATACTAAGCTTCTGATTACTcgctgtaaatgtaaaaatgttatgctTTAATCTTAACAGGATTGTGCAGAGCAAATTAAGACTGTTCACAAATACATAGATTTTAATCCAGAAAATACATGGGTTATTTGTTGGAGTATATGTAACCAGTTTCACCGATACAATGCGAGTTGTCCTCGTTTCAGTCTGCAGATTTAATAGAtaattgaattgaaaagtgtaatATTTATCTTGTATGGAGAATGTAAGCATCCATGTGACAGATAACTAGGCTGCTCTCTTTGGAGTACTGGAAGCTGCCATTAAATTGAATATTGAGTAATGTAGGGTATGCTTTgagtttgtatgttttattttagacCCAGTTCCTGTGAGGATTAAAGTTGAGGAGGACTATGATCAGATCCTGGTGGAAGACCAACAGAGCCGCATTGTCACAGAAGAACCATGTGATATTGCAAGTGGCCGGGACCCATTTTGCCGCACAGACGTCCCTAAGCCCCTCAATATGCAGATGACATATGGTGAGTTTCCAGCAGTAGAGTAAAAACTAAATATATGCATCCCCTTCATAAAAATTCAACGAGATTATGTCCTTTGTTAAATTCACACATTCTGATCGGTGCACACACCATCTGTTTAAACCAGCAGAAGTTTAGAACTGCGTTGAGATCCAGTTGAGACATTTGATTACATTGGTTTCTCTGATTAACAAAAGATGGCCTATGTGACTCAGTGGAGCCAGTGTCCAAACCAGAAGGACGACACAGCATGccagagatggagggaagagGTTATAGCCCCAGGAGATGGAGAGGCTCTGGGTCACTAAGTGGCAGCGTGGTAGGTACAGCTGGAGGAGCTCTGTGAATCTGGGTCACTTTTTGATGTTCCCCTTTCTTCTGTAGTTGCAGTGCCGCCACATTGTTGATTTCCTCCATTTTAAGATGTCACataaagtaaaaacagaaaagtagtTTTTGGGCCATTTCATCTGTATTTAGTGGATTTCACTGTCACTCCAGGTctcagagatggaggaggagccTCAGATGGAGGATGTTTCAGGTGCTGAGATGGAGTATGACTGCCTGCCCCAGTATGAGGTCAGTATTAGCTCCTCTGTCACCAGTCCCATTGCATTACAGCATGTTTACtaagcagatgcttttatccagactGTTTTGTACAATtaacatttcatccatttataccacTTGATATTTTCATTATCATACCAAAAGGCACAAGGTTACAAACAGCTGTGTCCCAGCTTGGAGTAAATCTGGCAACCTGCAGGTTACATGGCCTGCTGTGTACCCCAGCAAAATCCCTAATTACATTTTTGGTAATATTAATATATCTGAAATTTTAAAGTGTAGACGcagtttaatttcaaaacagTGGATCTGCAATATTTGTGTAATACAGGTTAAAGTTAATCGTGCAATTTTGACCCTTTGATGTGGGATAAATGCAGGCACTTTGCTTCAAAGTGAAGAGATTTCTTTTGTGTAGCAGGCAGGTGCAGAGGAATTATACAGCATTGACCACCAAAGGACACTGGGAGAAATACTAACCTACTGCCAGGTAGGTCCCTTCAACCTCTTCAGaagtgtttgcattgttttgagGGGACATACTATGTGATGCTAGCAGTGCGCAAAGTTTTGACACAGAAACTCAACTTTTTTTATGGTCTATTGTTCAGGTCATGTATGAGGCCATCCAGAAACTTGACCAGAAGTTTGATCAGCTTCAAGCCAAAGTAACCAATGTGCAAGCCGTGCACCTGAGTCCTGCACTCTTCCCACAGGTATGGACTGGCTGAAACATCCCATCTCTCTGGGCAAAACGAAGAATTCAGGTGAAAAAACAATCCGCAGAATGAATTGGGTATCTGTCAATGTTCCTAGGATGGTAGAGTAACACGTCACCCAAGTAAAACCCAATCATTAGTAAGATTTGTCAGGCCTGTTGATTTGGTAAACCTAAATTCTGCTTTCCATGGGGTTCAATTTcacatatgttttatttttcaaggagcattaaaattacattcaaaGCTTCTTTTAGATACAATATTAATTGTAAGATATACCATTGACCTTCTAACAGAAGACATCCCTATGTGGTATGGTGTGGTCAGAGAAGAATACCTGGATTCATTGAACATTGAATTCAGTGTTTACTTTGACTAGCACATGAACGCAACTGACGAAATAATCCCTGTCTTTGATGTTCCAGAAGGCCCAGCTACTGAACACTGGCGGAATGCAGCATGGCTCCTCGGTGTCAGACTCTGGGCTGCCGATGCCCCAGCTGGTCCGTGTGTGCTCCCCTCCGCCTCCTCTCcagggggaggggaagaagcctcctcccctttctcctgcCCCAGGGGTCCCGAGCCCCCCACAGCTCGCGCCCCAGGGACAGCCCAGCCAGCTGGCCCAGAGCATAGTGAGAGCCCACCTCACTACCCAGCCGTTGCCCCCTGGTAAGGCCACCACCGAGACCCTGAAGAGGAGCGCTCCATCTGCTGGGGGCTCTGTGGCCAAAACCGCGCGTAAGAGTCTGCTCACCACCAGCCCCAGCTCACATAAGACAGGTACTGACAACACGTCTATCTAAATACATGACAGTGTGAAAGAAGTAGTGTATAATAGTATTACGGGTTGGGAAAAGGAGAGTGAACAAGCTGTAGGTTGAGTGACCAGTGCACTGTGTATTTGATAGTGCTGTTGCCTCTCGCAAAAGGCATGTGAGGTAATGGCGGATTTGTGCAGAATAGAATAAGAGATGAAGGTGTTTGCCCTGTTTCTGATGCCTGTCCCACAGTGCCTTTGGAGTGGTTAGGGGACCCCAAGCGAAAGGTGAAGATCCCCAGTAGCGCTCTGCAGAAGGCGGTGGCTCTGAAGAGCCCGCGGAGTGTCGTCCGTTCCCTGCTGCGCAGCGTCTTCCCCCTGGAGACCCTCACCTCCAGCAATATCATGGGCGACTCTGTCCGTGGCCTGAAGAAACTGGACCCCAACAAGATCGCCGCCATGAGAGGTAATTGGGGAGAGTGCGCAAAACACTCTACATCTTCACATCCATGTTTCCCCACATGGTATCAAGATAGAACTGGTGTGAAGCCACAATATTAAGGGAAACCACAGTGATTGTCTGcaaagtgtattcattcagcTCTAATTTGAGCgaataatttacagaaaaataatttgtaaagGAGTTGAAGTGTACTGTGGTGATGTGATGGACAGTTTCATCAACAAGCATTCACATTTCTATTTCACTTTTTCCAGAAGTGTCTCTTGACCGCCTTTTTGtggggaataattttccagtgttTCGCTcagagttttgtgtttttttttgatgctCTCTGGAAAAGAGAGTCTGTGCAGCACTTCATGCAAATGTTCTTGTAAAATATGCTACTACAGATTTTGATTACTATTTTCCAGAGTGGCTTGCTAAAACATTTCCCACGTTTGacctgaaagaaaatggaaaagactGGAAAACTTGTGTTTCCATCATAAACTCCACAGCCAGATATCTTCGCTTTGAAGCCAAAAAACACAAGGTCAGCGACACCACAGAAATGCTTGTCACTACGTCTTTGCAAATTTTACCGTGAAAAAGTTATTTTCCATTCGTGACCACTTCTAACTGATCTGATCACTCTCTCCCATCCTGTCTTGTTCTTGAAAAGTAGAAGGGCCAGAACGAAAATGGGAAAGAGCCAGCACCAGATGAGGACAGTGACCCTGACCCTGCGGCTGCGAGTGCCACAGCGGAGATCGATGTGGAGCTATCAGACAGCGAGGGAGATGTTCCTTCCACTTCCCGCAGGACCAAGACCACAACCAGCTCCATCAGCAAGCAGGAGGCAGCAGAAAACAGCTCTGGGCCCATTGAAGAGAGTGAGGAGGCCAACAAAGATGATGTGTATGGTATGTCTTTAtccttaaaaataattatacaacGTACTCCCCTTACGAGAATCACTTCTCTCCAACTGAGATAATTTGACACCCTGAGGCTGTTGATGCTTGAAAGCAGATTTACAAATAAGTGGATAAACTGGACCTAAGAAAAGCAGACTTGTTTTACTTAATTGATGTCTGTGGCTAGCTGTCAAGTTCTTAAAACATGGAAGAAAGTgtatttacatgtacagtatttttatacaatCCTGTGTTAAATATTATGATCCAGGTTAATTAATGTGACCATGCTGTGAGGCTAGCTGTCAGTAgttcatagttcacaatgaGATGTGTAAATAGTAACAAACCTGTAGCTACAACAAGGTCCAATATGCAAATTGCTGTCTAGATCACAGTAAGTTCAAGTCAACTATAAACTGTTTTTATGCTAGTATTTGCATGGGGGCCAGTCTGAGAGGTAACATTAACTTCACGTTCAAGGCACAAAGGAGACCTGAGAGCCCTGAAGTGAGCCTCATTTCTCATGTTTCCAAAATCAGGGTGaaaaggaggggtggggggatgggaatgaaacaacaacaaaatataagaGCGGACAGGTGGCAGCATGTGACATTGAGTTAAGGTCTAGATTTTCTGTTCCTTACTAAAATGATTTTGACTCTACTCATAAGTAGAATTATTGTTACTTTATAACTATTAGGGAGTATGACCAGCCCATGAATGTATCACCAGTCGATAAACTTCATTAGACCTTTGGTTTGCCTGTGTACTAAAAATCCAGTTAAGATATGGAAGCTGGGATGAAACAGGTAGAATACTCCTCTGAAGTGATGTCTAATCTCAGGATTGAGTGATACATGGTTCTAACTGGAACATTTGCTCCTTGACCACAGAATATCTGGGGCCGCCCAGCAGACAAGTAAAGGTGCCGCGGTATGCAATGTTCACAGCCCGCTTGCGTGCCCGCCCTGAGCTTGTCGCACGCTACCTCATCAAGTACCTCTTCCCTGAGCATGTGCTGGTCAAGAGCAATGTGTATGGAAACCGAGAGCATGGCATCCAAGCCCTGGACCAGAACAAGATCAGCGCGCTCAGAGGTAAGGTGGAACCCTGCATTTTGCGTGTTTGCTTTTCTGAATTACCTTGAAATTACTTTTACCCGTTTTTAAATTCTGTATTCTCACAGTATTATTGTTCTGCTGACCATTTTCAATTTGTGACCATTCTCATGTCTCCCCACATCATCTGGGTTTGGGTTTGTTAGGTTTTGTGTATGGTAGTACAATGTAGGTATTTAACTCCGAAGTGTAACGGCAATAAATGCTTTGTGTCAGCGATGTCAGCAC encodes the following:
- the zgc:113423 gene encoding uncharacterized protein zgc:113423 isoform X1, whose amino-acid sequence is MSTNDPVPVRIKVEEDYDQILVEDQQSRIVTEEPCDIASGRDPFCRTDVPKPLNMQMTYDGLCDSVEPVSKPEGRHSMPEMEGRGYSPRRWRGSGSLSGSVVSEMEEEPQMEDVSGAEMEYDCLPQYEQAGAEELYSIDHQRTLGEILTYCQVMYEAIQKLDQKFDQLQAKVTNVQAVHLSPALFPQKAQLLNTGGMQHGSSVSDSGLPMPQLVRVCSPPPPLQGEGKKPPPLSPAPGVPSPPQLAPQGQPSQLAQSIVRAHLTTQPLPPGKATTETLKRSAPSAGGSVAKTARKSLLTTSPSSHKTVPLEWLGDPKRKVKIPSSALQKAVALKSPRSVVRSLLRSVFPLETLTSSNIMGDSVRGLKKLDPNKIAAMREWLAKTFPTFDLKENGKDWKTCVSIINSTARYLRFEAKKHKKGQNENGKEPAPDEDSDPDPAAASATAEIDVELSDSEGDVPSTSRRTKTTTSSISKQEAAENSSGPIEESEEANKDDVYEYLGPPSRQVKVPRYAMFTARLRARPELVARYLIKYLFPEHVLVKSNVYGNREHGIQALDQNKISALREHLKERFPWLLLEESGQDWKACVGAINSTIRKFRHELKKGKSRKKRR
- the zgc:113423 gene encoding uncharacterized protein zgc:113423 isoform X2, which gives rise to MSTNDPVPVRIKVEEDYDQILVEDQQSRIVTEEPCDIASGRDPFCRTDVPKPLNMQMTYDGLCDSVEPVSKPEGRHSMPEMEGRGYSPRRWRGSGSLSGSVVSEMEEEPQMEDVSGAEMEYDCLPQYEAGAEELYSIDHQRTLGEILTYCQVMYEAIQKLDQKFDQLQAKVTNVQAVHLSPALFPQKAQLLNTGGMQHGSSVSDSGLPMPQLVRVCSPPPPLQGEGKKPPPLSPAPGVPSPPQLAPQGQPSQLAQSIVRAHLTTQPLPPGKATTETLKRSAPSAGGSVAKTARKSLLTTSPSSHKTVPLEWLGDPKRKVKIPSSALQKAVALKSPRSVVRSLLRSVFPLETLTSSNIMGDSVRGLKKLDPNKIAAMREWLAKTFPTFDLKENGKDWKTCVSIINSTARYLRFEAKKHKKGQNENGKEPAPDEDSDPDPAAASATAEIDVELSDSEGDVPSTSRRTKTTTSSISKQEAAENSSGPIEESEEANKDDVYEYLGPPSRQVKVPRYAMFTARLRARPELVARYLIKYLFPEHVLVKSNVYGNREHGIQALDQNKISALREHLKERFPWLLLEESGQDWKACVGAINSTIRKFRHELKKGKSRKKRR